A part of Chloroflexota bacterium genomic DNA contains:
- the secE gene encoding preprotein translocase subunit SecE, which yields MIVSRAATVKKENAIIRYLRETRAELRKVTWPTRDEVIRLTLIVLAVTAFMAILLGAIDYIFAALFRLIVG from the coding sequence ATGATCGTGAGCAGAGCTGCAACCGTTAAGAAAGAGAACGCCATCATCCGTTATCTTCGGGAGACGCGTGCCGAGCTGCGGAAGGTCACCTGGCCCACGCGCGATGAGGTGATCCGCCTGACGTTGATCGTGTTGGCCGTCACCGCGTTTATGGCCATCTTGCTGGGGGCCATTGACTACATTTTTGCGGCTCTGTTCCGATTGATCGTCGGCTAG
- the rpmG gene encoding 50S ribosomal protein L33 yields MAKRAIRMVITLACVECKERNYSTTKNRRNDPGRLELRKYCPRCRTHTLHRETR; encoded by the coding sequence ATGGCGAAACGAGCGATCCGTATGGTGATCACGCTGGCATGTGTGGAGTGTAAAGAGCGGAACTACTCGACGACCAAGAACAGGCGAAACGATCCAGGTCGTCTGGAGTTGAGGAAGTATTGTCCGCGTTGCCGGACGCATACATTGCACCGGGAAACGCGTTAG